A region from the Sphingomonas brevis genome encodes:
- a CDS encoding hydrolase — MGALTSQERDCVDAASAADMLAQVENWANVNSGSRNIEGLGTIGARLAGAFADLPGEIAMRDPAQVEAIDASGKAYDVPHGKNLHLKVRPDAPVQLLFTGHMDTVFAIDHPFQSLRWLEPGKVLGGPGVADMKGGIAVMLAALKAIEASPAASVLGYEVVINSDEEVGSLGSAALIAESARGKRAALTYEPSALPDGTLAGARPGSGNFSFTVHGKSAHAGRNPEDGRNALIAAADLAMRLKAAVGPGLNVNPARIDGGSPNNVVPDLAILRVNVRPETLDDQARAQQLIDAAVAAIAKEHDLTISSHGHFARPPKPMTPEMESLFGLVKQAGADLGQSIGWKSTGGVCDGNNIAACGVPVIDTMGVRGGSIHSMEEYLIVDSLAERAALSALTILRLAEGA; from the coding sequence ATGGGGGCGCTGACAAGCCAGGAACGCGATTGCGTCGACGCGGCATCTGCCGCGGACATGCTCGCGCAGGTCGAGAATTGGGCCAACGTCAATTCGGGCTCGCGCAATATCGAGGGTCTCGGGACGATCGGCGCGCGCCTCGCCGGCGCCTTTGCCGATCTGCCGGGCGAAATCGCCATGCGCGATCCGGCACAGGTCGAGGCGATCGATGCGTCGGGCAAGGCCTATGACGTTCCCCACGGCAAGAACCTCCACCTAAAGGTCCGCCCGGACGCGCCGGTCCAGCTGCTTTTCACCGGCCACATGGACACGGTGTTCGCCATCGATCACCCGTTCCAATCGCTGCGCTGGCTGGAGCCGGGCAAGGTGCTGGGCGGCCCCGGCGTGGCCGACATGAAGGGCGGAATCGCAGTCATGCTAGCGGCGCTGAAGGCGATCGAGGCAAGCCCGGCAGCAAGCGTGCTCGGCTATGAAGTGGTGATCAATTCGGACGAGGAGGTCGGCTCGCTGGGCTCCGCCGCCCTCATCGCCGAGTCCGCTCGCGGAAAGCGCGCGGCACTGACCTATGAACCTTCCGCCCTGCCGGATGGCACATTGGCCGGCGCGCGTCCGGGCAGCGGCAATTTCTCGTTCACGGTGCACGGCAAGTCGGCCCATGCCGGCCGCAATCCCGAAGATGGCCGCAACGCGCTGATCGCCGCGGCGGACCTCGCCATGCGCTTGAAGGCGGCGGTCGGTCCGGGCCTCAACGTCAACCCGGCCAGGATCGACGGCGGGTCGCCCAACAATGTGGTCCCGGACCTCGCCATCTTGCGCGTCAATGTTCGACCCGAAACGCTCGATGACCAGGCCCGGGCGCAGCAGCTGATTGATGCTGCCGTTGCCGCCATTGCGAAGGAGCATGATCTCACCATCAGTTCCCACGGCCATTTCGCCCGGCCGCCCAAGCCGATGACCCCCGAGATGGAGTCTTTGTTCGGCCTGGTGAAGCAGGCCGGCGCCGACCTCGGTCAATCGATAGGGTGGAAGTCGACCGGCGGGGTATGCGATGGCAATAATATCGCCGCCTGCGGCGTGCCCGTGATCGACACCATGGGCGTGCGCGGTGGAAGCATTCATTCGATGGAGGAATATCTGATCGTCGACAGCCTTGCCGAGCGCGCAGCCCTGTCGGCGCTTACGATCCTGCGATTGGCGGAGGGCGCATGA
- a CDS encoding arginine N-succinyltransferase: protein MSYRIRAAGPDDFRAFYDLAKLTGGGFTNLPAEKATLEAKLERSEAGFSRVGENPSDDLYVFMLEDFRTGAIRGTCQIFGAVGTDRPFYSYLISTLTQKSEELGRIFRNQTLNLTTDLEGFSEVGGLFLHPQERAGGLGMLLARSRYLFIKQHRPRFGDSVLAELRGVMDQAGHSPFWDALGGRFFGMTFPEADEFNAVHGTQFIADLFPKSPIYVSMLPESAKAVIGQPHPTGRAALKMLENENFDWDGYVDIFDGGPTVTARTDKIKTVVEGDWLLVGGTNGGGDNTMMLATGVMHDFVCCYSHASQNENGELIIDAEAMEMLGVGPGDRVLAVSR, encoded by the coding sequence ATGAGCTATCGCATCCGCGCCGCCGGGCCCGACGATTTTCGCGCCTTCTACGACCTCGCCAAGCTGACCGGCGGCGGGTTCACCAACCTGCCCGCCGAAAAGGCGACACTCGAGGCCAAGCTGGAGCGGTCCGAAGCCGGTTTCAGCCGCGTCGGCGAAAATCCGTCGGACGATCTCTATGTCTTCATGCTCGAGGATTTCCGCACCGGTGCGATCCGCGGCACGTGCCAGATTTTCGGTGCGGTCGGCACTGACCGGCCATTCTACAGCTATTTGATTTCGACCCTCACACAAAAGAGCGAAGAGCTGGGGCGGATCTTTCGCAACCAGACGCTCAACCTTACCACCGACCTTGAAGGGTTCAGCGAAGTCGGCGGGCTGTTCCTTCATCCGCAGGAACGTGCCGGCGGCCTCGGCATGCTGCTCGCCCGGTCGCGTTACCTGTTCATCAAGCAGCACCGTCCGCGGTTCGGCGACTCCGTATTGGCGGAGTTGCGCGGAGTGATGGACCAGGCCGGCCATTCGCCCTTCTGGGATGCGCTCGGCGGGCGCTTTTTCGGCATGACCTTTCCCGAGGCTGACGAATTCAACGCGGTACACGGGACCCAATTCATCGCTGACCTTTTCCCGAAGTCGCCAATCTACGTCTCCATGCTTCCGGAAAGCGCCAAGGCCGTCATCGGCCAGCCGCACCCGACCGGCCGGGCTGCGCTCAAGATGCTGGAGAATGAGAATTTCGACTGGGACGGCTACGTCGACATATTCGACGGCGGGCCGACGGTCACGGCGCGGACCGACAAGATCAAGACGGTTGTCGAAGGCGATTGGCTCTTGGTCGGCGGCACCAACGGCGGCGGCGACAATACAATGATGCTGGCCACCGGCGTGATGCACGATTTCGTCTGTTGCTACAGCCACGCGTCCCAGAACGAAAACGGCGAGCTGATCATCGATGCCGAAGCAATGGAAATGCTCGGCGTCGGGCCAGGCGACCGCGTGCTGGCAGTCAGTCGATGA
- a CDS encoding N-succinylarginine dihydrolase — protein sequence MIREINFDGIVGPSHNYSGLSLGNLAATRNAGHVSRPRAAALQGIDKMRSNLALGLVQGLFVPQPRPAGEWLSDLGTTIEGADRHIAANAMSASSMWAANAATVSPSPDTADGKCHLTVANLKTMPHRSHEWPATLAQLRLAFAGDAFAVHGPVPPAFGDEGAANHMRLAPSHGEPGVEVFVFGVSGGPFPARQHVEASKAIARLHRLDPGRTIFAAQSEEAIAAGAFHNDVVAVANGPVLFAHEKAFADRDELVAQLSASLPHFELVEVPDAEVPLADAVKSYLFNAQLVTPPDGAMTLVAPTECRDTPSVASWIERHLASNGAIRQVNFVDVRQSMANGGGPACLRLRVQCDPADVDPRFLVDDAKLDRLAKVIGDRWPNEIASDEIQSQSLVGAVVQARAALLDALELSELG from the coding sequence ATGATCCGAGAGATCAACTTCGACGGAATCGTCGGGCCAAGCCACAATTACTCGGGCCTCAGCCTCGGCAATCTCGCCGCGACCCGCAACGCCGGTCATGTGTCGCGGCCCCGCGCCGCCGCGCTGCAGGGCATCGACAAGATGAGGTCGAACCTGGCGTTGGGGCTGGTTCAGGGCCTCTTCGTGCCGCAACCGCGCCCGGCCGGCGAATGGCTATCCGATCTGGGTACGACCATCGAAGGCGCCGATCGGCACATTGCGGCCAATGCGATGAGCGCATCGTCAATGTGGGCGGCCAACGCCGCGACGGTCAGCCCCTCGCCCGATACCGCCGACGGCAAGTGCCACCTGACGGTCGCCAATTTGAAGACCATGCCGCACCGCAGCCACGAATGGCCAGCGACGCTGGCGCAGTTGCGTCTCGCCTTTGCCGGCGATGCGTTCGCGGTCCACGGACCGGTCCCGCCGGCGTTCGGCGATGAAGGCGCGGCCAATCACATGCGGCTAGCGCCGTCGCATGGCGAACCGGGCGTCGAGGTATTCGTTTTTGGCGTATCCGGCGGCCCCTTCCCCGCCCGCCAGCATGTCGAAGCGTCGAAGGCGATCGCTCGCCTCCACCGGCTCGATCCCGGACGGACGATCTTCGCCGCGCAGAGCGAGGAAGCGATCGCGGCCGGTGCCTTCCACAACGACGTCGTCGCAGTCGCCAATGGGCCCGTCCTGTTCGCTCACGAGAAGGCATTTGCGGATCGCGACGAGCTGGTCGCCCAATTGTCAGCCAGCCTGCCTCATTTCGAGCTGGTCGAAGTGCCCGATGCGGAAGTGCCGCTGGCCGACGCGGTCAAAAGCTATTTGTTCAACGCCCAGCTGGTCACCCCGCCTGATGGAGCCATGACGCTGGTCGCGCCGACCGAATGCCGCGATACGCCATCGGTGGCGTCCTGGATCGAGCGGCACCTCGCCTCCAATGGCGCCATCCGCCAGGTCAATTTCGTCGATGTCCGCCAGTCGATGGCCAATGGCGGCGGGCCGGCATGCCTTCGCCTTCGGGTCCAGTGCGACCCGGCCGATGTCGACCCTCGCTTCCTGGTCGACGATGCCAAGCTGGATCGCCTCGCCAAGGTAATCGGCGACCGTTGGCCGAATGAAATCGCGTCAGACGAGATCCAGTCTCAATCGCTCGTCGGTGCGGTTGTCCAGGCGCGTGCGGCGCTGCTGGATGCGCTGGAGCTATCGGAACTCGGCTAG
- a CDS encoding 2-oxoacid:acceptor oxidoreductase subunit alpha, giving the protein MATATHNVTDEEARSHPPQEAVVVRFAGDSGDGMQLTGGQFTLSTALAGNDLATFPDFPAEIRAPQGTTFGVSAFQINFGSSAIDTAGDAPDVLIAMNPAALKMNANALREGGLIIADEGEFTPRNLTKAGYEQNPLEDGSLAKWQLVHFNISQLTLDAVKPFGLGNKEALRCKNMWTLGLALWMFDRDRQPIVDWLISKFAKSPELAEANIAALNAGHAYGETAEIGGQVRQRHVDPAPAEPGLYRTVTGAESLSLGLIAGAQLAGLKMFFGGYPITPASAILHHLSRLKEYGITTFQAEDEIAAICATIGASYAGQLGVTSSSGPGIALKGEAMGLAVMTELPLVIVNSQRGGPSTGLPTKTEQSDLYQAVYGRNGDAPMPVIAARSPADAFDCAIEAVRIATRYMTPVMLLTDGYIANAAEPWKVPDMSGYTPFPVKYAAAPAADNDQVLPYERNDDLARPWIKPGTPGLEHRIGGIEKNPGSGNIDYSPEAHAEMTRLRAAKVAGVANSIPDQDICLGNEGGKLAVVGWGSTFGPIHQAVRRARARGADVAHIHIRYIAPFPKNLAVLLKGFERIIVPEMNSGQLKTVLRDQFLVDARPVNKVSGQPFTIAEIEAAIEEALA; this is encoded by the coding sequence ATGGCCACGGCCACCCACAACGTTACCGACGAAGAAGCACGATCCCATCCGCCACAGGAAGCGGTCGTTGTCCGCTTTGCCGGGGATTCCGGCGACGGAATGCAGCTAACCGGTGGTCAGTTCACGCTCTCGACCGCACTTGCCGGCAACGACCTCGCGACCTTCCCCGACTTCCCGGCGGAAATCCGAGCGCCGCAGGGCACGACTTTCGGCGTTTCCGCCTTCCAGATCAATTTTGGCTCGTCGGCGATCGATACGGCAGGCGATGCGCCCGACGTCCTGATCGCGATGAACCCGGCCGCGCTCAAGATGAATGCCAACGCGCTGCGTGAGGGCGGGTTGATCATCGCCGATGAAGGCGAGTTCACGCCCCGCAACCTGACCAAGGCGGGCTATGAGCAAAATCCGCTCGAGGACGGCAGCCTCGCCAAATGGCAGCTGGTCCATTTCAATATCTCACAGCTGACCCTCGATGCGGTGAAACCGTTCGGCCTTGGCAACAAGGAGGCGCTGCGCTGCAAGAATATGTGGACGCTTGGCCTGGCGCTGTGGATGTTCGACCGCGACCGCCAGCCGATCGTCGACTGGCTCATCTCGAAGTTCGCGAAGAGCCCCGAACTGGCCGAAGCCAATATCGCGGCGCTCAATGCCGGCCATGCCTATGGAGAAACCGCCGAGATTGGCGGCCAGGTTCGCCAGCGGCACGTCGATCCGGCACCGGCGGAACCGGGCCTTTATCGCACGGTAACCGGCGCGGAATCGCTGTCGCTGGGCCTGATTGCGGGCGCGCAGCTCGCCGGACTCAAAATGTTCTTCGGCGGCTATCCGATCACGCCGGCCTCGGCGATCCTGCATCATCTGTCGCGGCTCAAGGAATATGGCATCACCACCTTCCAGGCGGAGGATGAGATTGCCGCGATCTGCGCGACGATCGGCGCCAGCTACGCCGGGCAGTTGGGCGTCACGTCGTCGTCCGGGCCGGGCATTGCCTTGAAGGGCGAAGCGATGGGGCTGGCGGTGATGACCGAGCTGCCGCTGGTGATCGTCAATTCGCAGCGCGGGGGGCCGTCGACCGGCCTTCCGACCAAGACCGAACAGAGCGACCTTTACCAGGCGGTCTATGGTCGCAACGGCGACGCGCCGATGCCCGTGATCGCCGCCCGTTCGCCGGCCGATGCGTTCGATTGCGCGATCGAAGCCGTTCGGATCGCCACCCGCTACATGACGCCGGTGATGCTGCTGACCGACGGCTATATCGCCAATGCGGCCGAGCCGTGGAAGGTGCCGGACATGAGCGGCTATACGCCGTTCCCGGTCAAATATGCCGCCGCTCCCGCCGCGGACAACGACCAGGTCCTGCCCTATGAGCGGAACGATGACCTGGCGCGGCCGTGGATCAAGCCCGGCACGCCCGGCCTTGAGCATCGCATCGGCGGGATTGAGAAGAACCCCGGCAGCGGCAATATCGACTATTCGCCGGAGGCCCATGCCGAGATGACCCGGCTGCGCGCGGCCAAGGTCGCGGGGGTGGCCAACTCGATTCCGGACCAGGACATCTGCCTCGGCAACGAAGGCGGCAAGCTGGCGGTGGTCGGCTGGGGCTCGACCTTCGGCCCGATCCACCAGGCGGTTCGCCGGGCGCGGGCGCGCGGGGCGGACGTCGCGCACATCCACATCCGCTACATCGCGCCCTTCCCGAAAAATCTCGCTGTCCTACTCAAGGGATTTGAGCGCATTATCGTGCCCGAAATGAACAGCGGCCAGTTGAAGACCGTGCTGCGCGACCAGTTTCTGGTCGACGCTCGGCCGGTAAACAAAGTGTCGGGACAGCCCTTCACCATCGCCGAGATCGAAGCGGCGATCGAGGAGGCGCTGGCATGA
- a CDS encoding RNA pyrophosphohydrolase, whose protein sequence is MTDDHLYRRGVGVMLLNADNLVFVGRRIDNRDEAWQMPQGGIDKGEKPWPAALRELQEETGIRPRLVEKIASHPQPLRYEIPDAIALRLWDGKWIGQLQDWYLARFLGTDDDIDIATKHPEFSHWKWAEPHLLPELIVPFKRDLYRELLRGFAEYL, encoded by the coding sequence ATGACCGACGACCATCTCTATCGCCGCGGGGTCGGCGTAATGCTGCTGAATGCCGACAACCTCGTGTTCGTCGGACGGCGGATCGATAATCGCGACGAGGCATGGCAGATGCCGCAGGGCGGGATCGACAAGGGCGAGAAGCCTTGGCCGGCCGCGCTACGCGAGCTGCAAGAAGAGACCGGCATCAGGCCCAGGCTGGTCGAGAAAATCGCCAGCCATCCCCAGCCGTTGCGCTACGAAATTCCCGACGCGATCGCCTTGCGTCTGTGGGACGGCAAGTGGATAGGACAGCTCCAGGACTGGTACCTTGCCCGCTTCCTCGGCACCGACGACGACATCGACATCGCCACCAAGCATCCCGAGTTCAGCCACTGGAAATGGGCCGAGCCTCATTTGCTCCCGGAGTTGATCGTGCCGTTCAAGCGCGACCTTTACCGCGAGCTATTGCGCGGCTTCGCCGAATATCTTTGA
- a CDS encoding DUF7010 family protein, with amino-acid sequence MTFEEMRLDFITRRNGSLALPITGIIAYSAAALLSLLVDPRWHNLVLTLCFWSIMPIGALMMKLRGEELGDPVANPLFGLAAKGRWMALATWSVHIMVWIYAPELFPVTIGICFALHWVIFSWTLNHPVGYIHLAMRIMFVIAAWHLVPSNRMGAVAAGIALAYAISVMMLSRIDWKARLAVA; translated from the coding sequence ATGACCTTTGAAGAAATGCGCCTCGACTTCATCACCCGCCGCAATGGCTCGCTGGCGCTGCCGATCACCGGCATCATTGCTTACTCGGCGGCAGCGCTGCTGAGCCTGCTAGTCGATCCGCGTTGGCACAATCTGGTCCTGACTCTGTGCTTTTGGTCGATCATGCCGATCGGTGCGCTGATGATGAAGCTGCGCGGCGAGGAATTGGGCGATCCGGTTGCCAACCCGCTGTTCGGCCTGGCGGCCAAAGGGCGTTGGATGGCACTGGCAACCTGGTCGGTGCACATCATGGTGTGGATCTACGCGCCAGAGCTCTTCCCGGTCACGATCGGGATCTGCTTCGCGCTGCACTGGGTGATCTTCTCCTGGACCCTCAACCACCCCGTCGGATACATCCACCTCGCCATGCGGATCATGTTCGTGATCGCCGCCTGGCATCTGGTCCCCTCGAACCGCATGGGCGCGGTCGCGGCAGGGATTGCGCTGGCTTATGCGATTTCGGTTATGATGTTGAGCCGGATCGACTGGAAGGCCCGGCTGGCGGTAGCCTGA
- a CDS encoding 2-oxoacid:ferredoxin oxidoreductase subunit beta, with the protein MNEVTKVTTAKDWASDQEVRWCPGCGDYAVLKAVQRTMPDLGSAREKTVFISGIGCSSRFPYYMASYGFHTIHGRACAVATGTKLANPELDVWIITGDGDALSIGGNHTMHLLRRNLDCQLLLFNNEIYGLTKGQYSPTSRIGTRSPSTPFGSVDRPVNPCSYALGSGARFVARGIDVHKNLVDVLKAAHAHRGASFVEIYQNCVVYNDDVFAPFTSKEVAAEKQLWLAAGEKMLFAGGTKGIALDMEHHRLKVVEGDSHEVIVHDPRNRSVAYMLAELPPVGFPVALGVLYEDPAPTFDSAVIEQNEGAAKGKAADLQALVSKGQTWMVEKEPRAE; encoded by the coding sequence ATGAACGAAGTCACAAAAGTTACCACCGCCAAGGATTGGGCCAGCGATCAGGAAGTGCGCTGGTGCCCGGGCTGCGGCGACTATGCCGTGTTGAAGGCCGTGCAGCGGACCATGCCGGACCTCGGCTCGGCGCGCGAGAAGACGGTGTTCATCTCCGGCATCGGCTGCTCGAGCCGCTTTCCTTATTATATGGCGAGCTACGGCTTCCACACGATTCACGGCCGTGCCTGTGCGGTGGCGACCGGGACCAAGCTCGCTAATCCAGAGCTCGATGTGTGGATCATCACCGGCGATGGCGACGCGCTGTCGATCGGCGGCAACCACACCATGCACCTGCTGCGCCGCAACCTCGATTGCCAGCTGCTCCTGTTCAACAATGAGATCTACGGCCTGACCAAGGGCCAATATTCGCCGACCTCGCGGATCGGAACGCGATCGCCCTCGACTCCGTTCGGATCGGTCGACCGGCCGGTCAATCCATGTTCCTACGCGCTGGGTTCGGGCGCGCGGTTCGTTGCCCGCGGCATCGACGTTCACAAGAATCTGGTCGACGTATTGAAGGCTGCGCATGCGCATCGCGGCGCCAGCTTCGTTGAAATCTACCAGAATTGCGTCGTCTACAATGATGATGTGTTCGCGCCTTTCACCTCGAAGGAGGTCGCGGCGGAAAAGCAGCTGTGGCTGGCTGCGGGTGAAAAGATGCTGTTCGCCGGCGGCACAAAGGGCATCGCGCTCGACATGGAACACCATCGGCTGAAGGTGGTTGAAGGCGACAGCCACGAGGTGATTGTCCACGACCCAAGGAATCGCTCGGTGGCCTATATGCTGGCCGAGCTCCCGCCGGTCGGATTCCCGGTCGCGCTCGGCGTGCTCTACGAAGACCCGGCACCGACCTTCGACAGCGCGGTGATCGAGCAGAATGAAGGCGCGGCGAAGGGCAAGGCCGCTGACCTCCAGGCATTGGTCAGCAAGGGCCAGACCTGGATGGTCGAGAAAGAACCGAGAGCCGAATAA